The following proteins are encoded in a genomic region of Magnolia sinica isolate HGM2019 chromosome 1, MsV1, whole genome shotgun sequence:
- the LOC131243050 gene encoding KH domain-containing protein At4g18375-like isoform X2, giving the protein MVHKSDWDAIHSIIMGETGKRSRHHRDNNENDEKYQKRRVNNKEGSGDGELVVYRILCPGGIIGSVIGKGGKVINSLRQETRARIKVVDPFPGADERVILIYCYVKDKDDNEVDEDDSKPVCAAQDALLRVHSAIANAVAVVEESDKKHKEEAHMLVPSSQVANVIGKSGSTIKKLRTKTRTNIKVTPKDPSDPTHACAMSFDNFVQITGDAGAVKKALFSISAIMFKFSPKEEISLDTTVPDLPPSIIIPSDVPIYPTGGFYPGTDAVVPPPRSVPPVVPNPHLTEFPGYSDTGSAWPVYPSTVPAVSGYGGSSRFEELVVRLLCPSDQIGRVIGKGGSSIKSVRQASGARVEVQDTKGDCDECVIIVTSTESTDDLKSTAVEAVLLLQGKINDNDENDTVNIRFLVPSKVIGCLIGKSGSIINEMRKSTRADVRISKSEKPKCANDDDELVEVIGEVGNVRDALVQIVLRLRDDVLKDREGYRNAPPPTDSLYSGGRSVSSVLPNVPPVAPLGYDQRVETGSSLGMLSTGSLYGYGSYQVGENGYGSIPSYSSKPYGGLPSTLEIVIPAHAVGKVMGKGGANIGNIRKISGAVVEIVDSKTSRSERIAQISGMPEQKRSAEDLIQAFILAT; this is encoded by the exons ATGGTACACAAATCAGATTGG GACGCTATCCATTCTATCATAATGGGTGAGACTGGCAAGCGTTCCCGCCACCATAGGGATAATAATGAGAACGATGAGAAATACCAGAAGAGAAGAGTTAACAACAAGGAAGGCTCCGGTGATGGCGAATTGGTTGTCTATCGCATTCTTTGCCCAGGTGGCATCATCGGAAGCGTGATTGGGAAGGGTGGTAAGGTGATAAATTCGCTAAGGCAAGAGACACGTGCAAGGATCAAGGTCGTCGATCCATTCCCAGGAGCAGATGAGAGGGTTATTTTGATATATTGTTATGTCAAGGACAAGGATGATAATGAAGTTGATGAGGATGATAGCAAACCTGTTTGCGCTGCTCAAGATGCTCTTCTCAGAGTGCATTCTGCTATAGCTAATGCAGTGGCTGTTGTTGAGGAATCCGACAAGAAGCATAAAGAGGAGGCCCACATGCTCGTCCCGAGTAGCCAAGTGGCGAATGTGATCGGCAAATCCGGAAGCACTATCAAGAAACTGAGGACCAAGACGAGAACGAATATCAAGGTTACCCCTAAGGATCCCAGTGACCCTACACATGCTTGTGCCATGTCCTTTGACAACTTTGTTCAG ATAACTGGCGATGCTGGAGCTGTGAAGAAAGCATTGTTTTCTATATCTGCAATCATGTTCAAGTTCTCTCCTAAAGAAGAGATTTCTCTTGACACTACTGTGCCAGATCTTCCTCCAAGCATCATTATCCCATCCGATGTCCCTATTTATCCGACTGGTGGCTTTTATCCTGGTACGGATGCTGTTGTTCCCCCTCCTAGATCTGTGCCTCCAGTTGTACCGAACCCACATTTAACGGAGTTTCCTGGATATTCTGATACTGGGAGTGCATGGCCTGTGTATCCCTCTACTGTTCCTGCTGTCTCTGGATATGGTGGTTCATCTCGCTTTGAGGAGTTAGTGGTACGACTGCTGTGCCCTTCTGACCAGATTGGTCGTGTTATTGGCAAGGGAGGGAGTTCCATAAAAAGTGTGAGGCAGGCAAGTGGTGCCCGGGTTGAGGTCCAGGATACAAAAGGTGATTGTGATGAGTGTGTTATTATCGTTACTTCTACAGAG TCCACGGATGATCTGAAATCCACTGCGGTTGAAGCTGTTCTATTGCTACAaggaaagatcaatgacaatgatGAAAATGACACTGTTAACATCCGTTTCCTTGTTCCATCCAAGGTTATTGGTTGTCTTATTGGTAAAAGTGGTTCAATTATAAATGAGATGCGTAAGAGTACGAGAGCCGATGTTCGTATCTCGAAAAGCGAAAAGCCGAAGTGTGCTAATGACGATGATGAGCTTGTTGAG GTCATTGGGGAGGTTGGCAATGTGAGAGATGCGCTTGTTCAGATTGTCTTGAGGCTCAGAGATGATGTTCTGAAAGATAGGGAAGGTTATCGTAATGCTCCTCCTCCCACCGATTCTCTGTACTCAGGGGGTCGTTCTGTGTCATCGGTTTTGCCTAATGTTCCCCCAGTCGCTCCTTTGGGTtatgatcaaagggttgaaacTGGAAGCAGCTTGGGCATGCTTTCTACTGGCAGCCTGTATGGATATGGATCTTATCAG GTTGGGGAGAACGGCTATGGATCTATTCCTTCATATTCTTCAAAGCCATATGGAGG ACTGCCTTCAACCCTGGAGATTGTCATCCCGGCCCATGCAGTGGGTAAAGTGATGGGTAAAGGTGGAGCAAACATAGGAAATATTCGTAAG ATCTCTGGGGCAGTTGTGGAGATTGTTGACTCAAAAACATCGCGTTCAGAGCGCATTGCTCAGATCTCTGGCATGCCCGAGCAGAAGCGCTCGGCTGAAGACTTAATTCAGGCATTCATCTTAGCCACCTAA
- the LOC131243050 gene encoding KH domain-containing protein At4g18375-like isoform X1: MTWSGNQMAQLFRQDAIHSIIMGETGKRSRHHRDNNENDEKYQKRRVNNKEGSGDGELVVYRILCPGGIIGSVIGKGGKVINSLRQETRARIKVVDPFPGADERVILIYCYVKDKDDNEVDEDDSKPVCAAQDALLRVHSAIANAVAVVEESDKKHKEEAHMLVPSSQVANVIGKSGSTIKKLRTKTRTNIKVTPKDPSDPTHACAMSFDNFVQITGDAGAVKKALFSISAIMFKFSPKEEISLDTTVPDLPPSIIIPSDVPIYPTGGFYPGTDAVVPPPRSVPPVVPNPHLTEFPGYSDTGSAWPVYPSTVPAVSGYGGSSRFEELVVRLLCPSDQIGRVIGKGGSSIKSVRQASGARVEVQDTKGDCDECVIIVTSTESTDDLKSTAVEAVLLLQGKINDNDENDTVNIRFLVPSKVIGCLIGKSGSIINEMRKSTRADVRISKSEKPKCANDDDELVEVIGEVGNVRDALVQIVLRLRDDVLKDREGYRNAPPPTDSLYSGGRSVSSVLPNVPPVAPLGYDQRVETGSSLGMLSTGSLYGYGSYQVGENGYGSIPSYSSKPYGGLPSTLEIVIPAHAVGKVMGKGGANIGNIRKISGAVVEIVDSKTSRSERIAQISGMPEQKRSAEDLIQAFILAT, from the exons ATGACCTGGAGCGGAAATCAGATGGCCCAACTTTTCAGGCAG GACGCTATCCATTCTATCATAATGGGTGAGACTGGCAAGCGTTCCCGCCACCATAGGGATAATAATGAGAACGATGAGAAATACCAGAAGAGAAGAGTTAACAACAAGGAAGGCTCCGGTGATGGCGAATTGGTTGTCTATCGCATTCTTTGCCCAGGTGGCATCATCGGAAGCGTGATTGGGAAGGGTGGTAAGGTGATAAATTCGCTAAGGCAAGAGACACGTGCAAGGATCAAGGTCGTCGATCCATTCCCAGGAGCAGATGAGAGGGTTATTTTGATATATTGTTATGTCAAGGACAAGGATGATAATGAAGTTGATGAGGATGATAGCAAACCTGTTTGCGCTGCTCAAGATGCTCTTCTCAGAGTGCATTCTGCTATAGCTAATGCAGTGGCTGTTGTTGAGGAATCCGACAAGAAGCATAAAGAGGAGGCCCACATGCTCGTCCCGAGTAGCCAAGTGGCGAATGTGATCGGCAAATCCGGAAGCACTATCAAGAAACTGAGGACCAAGACGAGAACGAATATCAAGGTTACCCCTAAGGATCCCAGTGACCCTACACATGCTTGTGCCATGTCCTTTGACAACTTTGTTCAG ATAACTGGCGATGCTGGAGCTGTGAAGAAAGCATTGTTTTCTATATCTGCAATCATGTTCAAGTTCTCTCCTAAAGAAGAGATTTCTCTTGACACTACTGTGCCAGATCTTCCTCCAAGCATCATTATCCCATCCGATGTCCCTATTTATCCGACTGGTGGCTTTTATCCTGGTACGGATGCTGTTGTTCCCCCTCCTAGATCTGTGCCTCCAGTTGTACCGAACCCACATTTAACGGAGTTTCCTGGATATTCTGATACTGGGAGTGCATGGCCTGTGTATCCCTCTACTGTTCCTGCTGTCTCTGGATATGGTGGTTCATCTCGCTTTGAGGAGTTAGTGGTACGACTGCTGTGCCCTTCTGACCAGATTGGTCGTGTTATTGGCAAGGGAGGGAGTTCCATAAAAAGTGTGAGGCAGGCAAGTGGTGCCCGGGTTGAGGTCCAGGATACAAAAGGTGATTGTGATGAGTGTGTTATTATCGTTACTTCTACAGAG TCCACGGATGATCTGAAATCCACTGCGGTTGAAGCTGTTCTATTGCTACAaggaaagatcaatgacaatgatGAAAATGACACTGTTAACATCCGTTTCCTTGTTCCATCCAAGGTTATTGGTTGTCTTATTGGTAAAAGTGGTTCAATTATAAATGAGATGCGTAAGAGTACGAGAGCCGATGTTCGTATCTCGAAAAGCGAAAAGCCGAAGTGTGCTAATGACGATGATGAGCTTGTTGAG GTCATTGGGGAGGTTGGCAATGTGAGAGATGCGCTTGTTCAGATTGTCTTGAGGCTCAGAGATGATGTTCTGAAAGATAGGGAAGGTTATCGTAATGCTCCTCCTCCCACCGATTCTCTGTACTCAGGGGGTCGTTCTGTGTCATCGGTTTTGCCTAATGTTCCCCCAGTCGCTCCTTTGGGTtatgatcaaagggttgaaacTGGAAGCAGCTTGGGCATGCTTTCTACTGGCAGCCTGTATGGATATGGATCTTATCAG GTTGGGGAGAACGGCTATGGATCTATTCCTTCATATTCTTCAAAGCCATATGGAGG ACTGCCTTCAACCCTGGAGATTGTCATCCCGGCCCATGCAGTGGGTAAAGTGATGGGTAAAGGTGGAGCAAACATAGGAAATATTCGTAAG ATCTCTGGGGCAGTTGTGGAGATTGTTGACTCAAAAACATCGCGTTCAGAGCGCATTGCTCAGATCTCTGGCATGCCCGAGCAGAAGCGCTCGGCTGAAGACTTAATTCAGGCATTCATCTTAGCCACCTAA
- the LOC131243050 gene encoding KH domain-containing protein At4g18375-like isoform X3, whose protein sequence is MGETGKRSRHHRDNNENDEKYQKRRVNNKEGSGDGELVVYRILCPGGIIGSVIGKGGKVINSLRQETRARIKVVDPFPGADERVILIYCYVKDKDDNEVDEDDSKPVCAAQDALLRVHSAIANAVAVVEESDKKHKEEAHMLVPSSQVANVIGKSGSTIKKLRTKTRTNIKVTPKDPSDPTHACAMSFDNFVQITGDAGAVKKALFSISAIMFKFSPKEEISLDTTVPDLPPSIIIPSDVPIYPTGGFYPGTDAVVPPPRSVPPVVPNPHLTEFPGYSDTGSAWPVYPSTVPAVSGYGGSSRFEELVVRLLCPSDQIGRVIGKGGSSIKSVRQASGARVEVQDTKGDCDECVIIVTSTESTDDLKSTAVEAVLLLQGKINDNDENDTVNIRFLVPSKVIGCLIGKSGSIINEMRKSTRADVRISKSEKPKCANDDDELVEVIGEVGNVRDALVQIVLRLRDDVLKDREGYRNAPPPTDSLYSGGRSVSSVLPNVPPVAPLGYDQRVETGSSLGMLSTGSLYGYGSYQVGENGYGSIPSYSSKPYGGLPSTLEIVIPAHAVGKVMGKGGANIGNIRKISGAVVEIVDSKTSRSERIAQISGMPEQKRSAEDLIQAFILAT, encoded by the exons ATGGGTGAGACTGGCAAGCGTTCCCGCCACCATAGGGATAATAATGAGAACGATGAGAAATACCAGAAGAGAAGAGTTAACAACAAGGAAGGCTCCGGTGATGGCGAATTGGTTGTCTATCGCATTCTTTGCCCAGGTGGCATCATCGGAAGCGTGATTGGGAAGGGTGGTAAGGTGATAAATTCGCTAAGGCAAGAGACACGTGCAAGGATCAAGGTCGTCGATCCATTCCCAGGAGCAGATGAGAGGGTTATTTTGATATATTGTTATGTCAAGGACAAGGATGATAATGAAGTTGATGAGGATGATAGCAAACCTGTTTGCGCTGCTCAAGATGCTCTTCTCAGAGTGCATTCTGCTATAGCTAATGCAGTGGCTGTTGTTGAGGAATCCGACAAGAAGCATAAAGAGGAGGCCCACATGCTCGTCCCGAGTAGCCAAGTGGCGAATGTGATCGGCAAATCCGGAAGCACTATCAAGAAACTGAGGACCAAGACGAGAACGAATATCAAGGTTACCCCTAAGGATCCCAGTGACCCTACACATGCTTGTGCCATGTCCTTTGACAACTTTGTTCAG ATAACTGGCGATGCTGGAGCTGTGAAGAAAGCATTGTTTTCTATATCTGCAATCATGTTCAAGTTCTCTCCTAAAGAAGAGATTTCTCTTGACACTACTGTGCCAGATCTTCCTCCAAGCATCATTATCCCATCCGATGTCCCTATTTATCCGACTGGTGGCTTTTATCCTGGTACGGATGCTGTTGTTCCCCCTCCTAGATCTGTGCCTCCAGTTGTACCGAACCCACATTTAACGGAGTTTCCTGGATATTCTGATACTGGGAGTGCATGGCCTGTGTATCCCTCTACTGTTCCTGCTGTCTCTGGATATGGTGGTTCATCTCGCTTTGAGGAGTTAGTGGTACGACTGCTGTGCCCTTCTGACCAGATTGGTCGTGTTATTGGCAAGGGAGGGAGTTCCATAAAAAGTGTGAGGCAGGCAAGTGGTGCCCGGGTTGAGGTCCAGGATACAAAAGGTGATTGTGATGAGTGTGTTATTATCGTTACTTCTACAGAG TCCACGGATGATCTGAAATCCACTGCGGTTGAAGCTGTTCTATTGCTACAaggaaagatcaatgacaatgatGAAAATGACACTGTTAACATCCGTTTCCTTGTTCCATCCAAGGTTATTGGTTGTCTTATTGGTAAAAGTGGTTCAATTATAAATGAGATGCGTAAGAGTACGAGAGCCGATGTTCGTATCTCGAAAAGCGAAAAGCCGAAGTGTGCTAATGACGATGATGAGCTTGTTGAG GTCATTGGGGAGGTTGGCAATGTGAGAGATGCGCTTGTTCAGATTGTCTTGAGGCTCAGAGATGATGTTCTGAAAGATAGGGAAGGTTATCGTAATGCTCCTCCTCCCACCGATTCTCTGTACTCAGGGGGTCGTTCTGTGTCATCGGTTTTGCCTAATGTTCCCCCAGTCGCTCCTTTGGGTtatgatcaaagggttgaaacTGGAAGCAGCTTGGGCATGCTTTCTACTGGCAGCCTGTATGGATATGGATCTTATCAG GTTGGGGAGAACGGCTATGGATCTATTCCTTCATATTCTTCAAAGCCATATGGAGG ACTGCCTTCAACCCTGGAGATTGTCATCCCGGCCCATGCAGTGGGTAAAGTGATGGGTAAAGGTGGAGCAAACATAGGAAATATTCGTAAG ATCTCTGGGGCAGTTGTGGAGATTGTTGACTCAAAAACATCGCGTTCAGAGCGCATTGCTCAGATCTCTGGCATGCCCGAGCAGAAGCGCTCGGCTGAAGACTTAATTCAGGCATTCATCTTAGCCACCTAA